The window ACTTAAATTTAAATATACAATTGAACAAATATAGTATACTGATTTAAAATATTAAATTGTTATTAGTTAGGTGATATTATGAAAGTTGTTGTAGATGCTTCTAATGTGGCTTTTCATGTTAAAAATCAAAATGGTCAACCTCAAATGGCTAATATTCTCGCTGCTGTCAAAGCACTTGAGGAAAGCGAGGATGAATTTGTAATTATTGCTGATGCATCACTTCGTCATGATATTGATGATAAAGAGAAATTTTTAAGATTACTGGAAAGTGAAAATGTAGAGGAAGTTCCAGCAGGAAATGATGCAGATCATTTTATTTTAGAAATTGCCACCAGCGAAAAAGCAAAAATATTATCTAATGACAAATTCAGAGATTATGCTGCTGAATTTAAGAATATCTCTTCAATGAGAATTCCATTTATAATTGATAATGGCAGACTTACCTTCGGTAAACCAAATAAACCTAAAAAAGATAAAAATATTCTTCAGCACATTTGTGATGAAATTATCAAAGAGCTGAACTTTAAAAAATGGGAAATTTACACTGGTAAAGAAGGATTGGAAATATCTCCATTAAATATTGCTAAACAGGCTATCATTCGTATCGATAATGAAAATAATGCAGATTCTAAACTTGAAAATATTTTTTCTAAAATACCAATGTTCAACAAGATCGTGGAAATGGTTGATGATGTTGAAATAGCAGCCCCATATGTAATTTTTGTATTGGTCCATCCAAAGGATTATAAACTGGCTGTTAAAAATGCAGGAAACATTTCCGTTACTATTGCAGACAGATTAGGTCTTGAGAAAAAGCCATTAATCGCTGTTCGTAACGATCTATTTACAAAACCGGGTAATTTTGAATTAAATATTCTGCTTGCAGATGAAGTAACTGAAAACGCACCTTATAATATTTTAGTCCGCGTAAGCGCACATGATGAAGTATTCATTAAAAGGAATTCAAGAAATATTGCAAGCACTATAGCAGGCAGGCTCGGATCCTGGAAATTCCCATTCGTTTCTGTTAAACCTGATATGCTTTTAGAAAAACCAGGTGATTTTGAAATAGAGCTTGAAAAGGGAGATGCGTTTGATGACTAGTTTTTTGACTAAGTCTTATATTAAGTTGACAACCAAACTTAATCCTATTGCAGTGGGAACTAAATTTTTTCCAACAAATAATTTAGAAACCGAATATGTTGAGTTATTCAATTATACTCAAACTATTCTTTTTGAGCTGGAAAAAGCAGAAATTACCTCTGATACAATATTGGAAAATCTTATCCGTGACGTTGGTGTGGAAAATATTCCTAAGGAT is drawn from Methanobrevibacter sp. and contains these coding sequences:
- a CDS encoding Zc3h12a-like ribonuclease yields the protein MKVVVDASNVAFHVKNQNGQPQMANILAAVKALEESEDEFVIIADASLRHDIDDKEKFLRLLESENVEEVPAGNDADHFILEIATSEKAKILSNDKFRDYAAEFKNISSMRIPFIIDNGRLTFGKPNKPKKDKNILQHICDEIIKELNFKKWEIYTGKEGLEISPLNIAKQAIIRIDNENNADSKLENIFSKIPMFNKIVEMVDDVEIAAPYVIFVLVHPKDYKLAVKNAGNISVTIADRLGLEKKPLIAVRNDLFTKPGNFELNILLADEVTENAPYNILVRVSAHDEVFIKRNSRNIASTIAGRLGSWKFPFVSVKPDMLLEKPGDFEIELEKGDAFDD